GCCCGCTCGCAGGTCGTGTTTTCGGGGGGGGGCGGCCTCCTTCAGGACCGCACGAGCGCGCGCAACCTGACCTACTACCTCGGCGTGATCCGGGCGGCGCGGCTCCTCGGCAAGCGCGTGGTCGTCTTCAACCAGAGCATTGGCCCGCTGAGCGAGGCGGGGGGGAAGCGGGTGGCCGCCGCATTGAGGGGGGTGCGCGTGATCGTGCGCGACCGGGGCAGCCTCGACACCCTGCGTGCCCTGGGGGTGGAGGGGGAACTGGGGGGAGACCCGGCCCTGCTGCTCGCGCCGACGCCGGGGCTGACGCCCGACCCCGAACGGGTGATCATCGCCCCGCGCGGGGACGTGACGGACGCGACGGAGCGGTTGAAAACCGTCGCCGCCCTCCTCCGGGAAGGGGGCCGCCGCGTGACCGCCCTGAGCTTCATGCCCGATCACGACGACACGGCGGCGCGGGGCCTGGGGGCAGACGAGGTGCTGAGCACGCGGGACCCGCAGGTGGCGCTGGACGCCATCGCCGGGTCGGGCTTCGTGGTCGGGGTGCGGCTCCACGCGGTCATCCTCGCCGCCGCCGCCGGGGTGCCCTTCGCGGGGGTGGCCTACGACCCCAAGGTGCGGGGCTTTTGCGACGACGCGGGGGCGCCGAGCCATCCCACCACCCTCGACCCGGAGACCGTGTGCAGGCAGGCCCTCTCCCGTACGGCCCCCGACCGGGACGCCGTGGCGCAGATGCGGGCGCGGGCGCGGCGAAGTTTCACGCGGGCGCTGGAGCGGTAGGGACGGTGCGGGCAAGGGGGCAGAGCCCCGGCCCTCTCTTGTTCTCCCTCTCCCCTGCTGGGTGACTCGGAGAGCTGCGACGCAGAGGGCCGGGGTGAGGGGGCGACCGAGTGGCTCGGCTCAGCTCAAGATGGCCTGCCGCTCATCCAGAGCGAGTCAAATGCCCTGCCCGCTCACCCCCTCTGCACGTCAGGGAGGAGTTTTGGCCTGCTGTCCTGAGCGAGGTTTCCTCCCGCACATCCTTCAGCCCGCCGAGTGCGTGATCACGTTGCAGGTACAGCGCGCCAGCGTCGTCGTCCGGCCCCGCTCGTCGCGCACCTCGACCGTCCAGACCATCACGCTGCGGCCCCGGTAGACGAGCGTGGCCTCGGCGGTGACCGACCCCTCGCTCACGCCGCGCACGTGGGTCCCGTTCACGTCCACGCCCACGCCCACCTGTCGCCGCACGTCGAGGTTGAGCCAGGTGCCCACGCTGGCGAGTTCTTCGGCCAAGGCGAGGCTGGCGCCGCCGTGCAGTCGTCCGGCGGGCTGGCGGTTGCCCTCGACCGGCATCCGGGCGGTCAGGCGCTCGCGGGTGGCGGTCCGCAACTCGATCCCCAGGCGGCTCCCCAGGGTGCCCGTCAGGCCGTTGAGCCCGGCGGCGATCTCCTCGGGCGTGAGGCGGTCGAGGTCCTCGGGGGTGGGCAACCGCAGGTCGGGATGCAGGGTCATGGGAGGGAGGATACGGCAGCCCTCTCAGGCGGGCACGTCCGCCACCACGCACGCCCTGAACGCCGTCTCGTACTCCGATTGCTCAAGCCCGCGCCCGATGAAGACGAGTTCGGTGCGCCCGTCCGAGTCGTCCCAGGCGTCGGCGGTGAAGAGGTCGCGCACCGCCTGGAAGAGCACCCGCTGGGGGTAGCCGTGCAGGCTGAGCGTGCCCTTGACCCGCAGCACCTCGGCGGGGCGCGAGAGGATGTGGCCCGTCATGAAGCGCTGCCAGCGGTAGGGGTCGAGCGGGCGCTCGGCGCGCAGGGTCAGGGAGTTCAGGCCGGGGGTGTGGACCGTCGCGGGGGCGCCTTCCACCACCCGGGGGTCGAAGTCGTCGCGGGCGAGGAGGGCCGCCGCGTCGAGTTGCCCGCGCTCCACCCGCACGATGCGGGCGAGGGGATTCACGCCGCGCAACACGTCCTCGGCGTGGTCGAGCAGCGCGGGGTCGGCGAGGTCCGTCTTGTTCAGGACGACGACGTTGGCGTAGGCGAGTTGGCGCGCCGCCTCGGGGTGGTCTTGCAGCGTGCGGAGGACGTGCCGCGCGTCCACCACGGCGACGAGGGTGGTCACGCGGAACGCCGCCCGCACCGAGCGTTCGAGCAGGCTGGTGAGGACCGGCGTGGGGTCGGCCACGCCGCTGAGTTCGACGAGCACCGCGTCGGGCCTCTGCTCACGCATGGCGATGGTCACGAGCGAGCGCAACAGGTCGTCCCGCCCCGTGCAGCACAGGCACCCCGCCGTCAGCTCGGTCACGTCGTCCGAGAGGCGTTCGATCAACCCGCCGTCCACACCCGCCTGCCCGAACTCGTTCACGATGACGCCGAGGCGGTGCGGCAGCGAGCGGATGAGGTGGTTGACGAGGGTGGTCTTCCCCGCCCCCAGGAAGCCGCCGATCACGACGACGGGGATGCGCTCGTCTGCGGGGGTGGTCATGGGGGGAGGATAGCGCCGGGGTCACCCCTCCGGCCCTGCGGGCCACCTTCCCTGAAAGGGAGGCGAGGAACGGCTCCCCTCCAAGGGGAGCTGTCAGCGAGGCGGACGGAGGGGTGCGCCCGCCTCTCCCCGAGGAGTCGCGTGGTCTCCCGACTGCCCGTCGTCACCTGGGCCAGGAGGTCCACCCCCCATTCCTTGCGGCGCTCCAGCCCCCATTTCAGTGAGGGACGCCGTGTGGGCGGCATAGGGCGCGTTCCCCCGGTGCCAGGAGAAAAGGCACGCTAGCCTGCCCCGGTGAACGCCTCCCCGCCCGACTCCCCCGGCGTGACCCGGCGGCTGTACGGCCTGCTCACGCCCTACCGCCGCACGGTCGCGCTGGGGCTTCTCCTCCTCGTGGGGAGCGTGGCGGCGGAGCTGTACCCGCCGCTGGTGTGGATTCGGGTGGTGGACCAGGGCCTGCCCGCGCGGGACTGGACCTTCATCGCGTGGCACCTCGCCCTGCTGGTGGGGGTGTTCGGCCTGCAACAACTCCTCTCCGCGTGGCGGGGCCTGCTGCTGGAGCGGGCGGGGCAGCGGCTCACGCTCGACTTGCGTTTGAGCGTCTACCGCAAACTCCAGGGGCAGTCGGCGGCGTACTTCGAGTCCCAGCGCACCGGAGACCTGATCGCGCGGGTGACGGGCGACGTGGACGCCTTGCAGGACGTGCTCGTGCGCGGGACGGACGCGGTGCTCGCCAACGCCCTGCGATTGATCGGCGTGGTCGCCATCTTCATCGCGCTGCAACCCCTCCTGGGCGTGCTCGTCACGCTGCCCATGCTGGCCGTCGCGCTGATGCTGCGCCGCTACGCCCGCACCGTCCGGCCCGCCTACCGGGCGGCGCGAACAAGGCTGGGCGACCTGACGGCCCTGATCACCGACCGCCTCGCCGGGATTCGGGTGGTGCAGGGCTTCGCGCGGGAGGGGGCCGAGCTGCGGCGGGTCGAAGCCCTGGGCCGCGAGCTGTACGACGTGCAGGTACGCGCCGTCGCCCTGCGCAACCGGGCCTTTCCGCTGGCGCGCTTCGTGGCGAACTTCGGCAACGTGATCATGCTGGGGGGCGGGGCCGCGTTCATCCTCGCGGGGCAGTTCACCCTCGGCGGGCTGCTCGCGTACCGGGGCTACGGGCGCTACTTCTACGGCCCCATCGACGACCTCGTGAACATCGGCGACCTGTTGCAACGGGCGGAGGCGAGCGGGCGCCGGGTCTTCGAGGTGCTCGACGCCCCCGTGGCCGTGGCCGAGCGCCCCGGTGCGCGTCCCCTCCCGGAACCCGTGCGCGGCGAGGTGCGCTTCGAGGACGTGACCTTCGGCTATGACCCCGCCCGCCCGGTGCTGGAGGGGCTGAGCCTGAGCGTCCCCGCCGGGCAGCGGGTGGCGATCCTGGGCGAGTCGGGCGCGGGCAAGAGCACCCTGCTCGGTCTGGTGCCGCGGCAGTACGACCCCCTCGCGGGCCGGGTCCTGCTGGGCGGGGTGGACGTACGCGACCTGACGCTGGAGAGCCTGCGCACGCACGCCGTCACCATGCCGCAGGACACCTTCCTCTTCCACGACACGGTGCTCGCCAACGTGCGCTACGCCCGCCCGGACGCCACGCCGGGGGAGGTCGAGGCCGCGTTGCGAGCCGCCCACGCGCTCGACTTCGTGCGGGCGCTCCCGGAGGGGCTGGAGACCGTGGTGGGCGAGCGCGGCGTGCGGCTCTCGGGCGGGCAGCGCCAGCGCCTCGCCATCGCCCGGACGCTGCTCGCCCGGCCCGCCGTGCTTCTCCTCGACGAGCCGACGAGTGCGGTGGACGCCGAGAGCGAGGCGCTGGTGGTCGCGGCGCTGGACGAGCTGATGCGCGGGCGCACGGCCCTGATCGTCACCCACCGCCTCAGCCTCGCGCGGGGGGCCGACCGGGTGCTCGTGCTGGCCGGG
This genomic interval from Deinococcus aestuarii contains the following:
- a CDS encoding PaaI family thioesterase, whose amino-acid sequence is MTLHPDLRLPTPEDLDRLTPEEIAAGLNGLTGTLGSRLGIELRTATRERLTARMPVEGNRQPAGRLHGGASLALAEELASVGTWLNLDVRRQVGVGVDVNGTHVRGVSEGSVTAEATLVYRGRSVMVWTVEVRDERGRTTTLARCTCNVITHSAG
- the csaB gene encoding polysaccharide pyruvyl transferase CsaB; amino-acid sequence: MRVAVSGYYGFGNTGDEAIALAITRELRAQGVTPLLLSQTPEETARTYGCESAPRMNPAGLLGALARSQVVFSGGGGLLQDRTSARNLTYYLGVIRAARLLGKRVVVFNQSIGPLSEAGGKRVAAALRGVRVIVRDRGSLDTLRALGVEGELGGDPALLLAPTPGLTPDPERVIIAPRGDVTDATERLKTVAALLREGGRRVTALSFMPDHDDTAARGLGADEVLSTRDPQVALDAIAGSGFVVGVRLHAVILAAAAGVPFAGVAYDPKVRGFCDDAGAPSHPTTLDPETVCRQALSRTAPDRDAVAQMRARARRSFTRALER
- a CDS encoding CobW family GTP-binding protein; amino-acid sequence: MTTPADERIPVVVIGGFLGAGKTTLVNHLIRSLPHRLGVIVNEFGQAGVDGGLIERLSDDVTELTAGCLCCTGRDDLLRSLVTIAMREQRPDAVLVELSGVADPTPVLTSLLERSVRAAFRVTTLVAVVDARHVLRTLQDHPEAARQLAYANVVVLNKTDLADPALLDHAEDVLRGVNPLARIVRVERGQLDAAALLARDDFDPRVVEGAPATVHTPGLNSLTLRAERPLDPYRWQRFMTGHILSRPAEVLRVKGTLSLHGYPQRVLFQAVRDLFTADAWDDSDGRTELVFIGRGLEQSEYETAFRACVVADVPA
- a CDS encoding ABC transporter ATP-binding protein codes for the protein MNASPPDSPGVTRRLYGLLTPYRRTVALGLLLLVGSVAAELYPPLVWIRVVDQGLPARDWTFIAWHLALLVGVFGLQQLLSAWRGLLLERAGQRLTLDLRLSVYRKLQGQSAAYFESQRTGDLIARVTGDVDALQDVLVRGTDAVLANALRLIGVVAIFIALQPLLGVLVTLPMLAVALMLRRYARTVRPAYRAARTRLGDLTALITDRLAGIRVVQGFAREGAELRRVEALGRELYDVQVRAVALRNRAFPLARFVANFGNVIMLGGGAAFILAGQFTLGGLLAYRGYGRYFYGPIDDLVNIGDLLQRAEASGRRVFEVLDAPVAVAERPGARPLPEPVRGEVRFEDVTFGYDPARPVLEGLSLSVPAGQRVAILGESGAGKSTLLGLVPRQYDPLAGRVLLGGVDVRDLTLESLRTHAVTMPQDTFLFHDTVLANVRYARPDATPGEVEAALRAAHALDFVRALPEGLETVVGERGVRLSGGQRQRLAIARTLLARPAVLLLDEPTSAVDAESEALVVAALDELMRGRTALIVTHRLSLARGADRVLVLAGGRIVEDGPPATLRARNGAYAALERAARSLDGTFPETVSPV